GGTCTCCGAACAAGATGCCGGTGGCTATGCCCAGACGACCTGGAACATGGACATGGGCAGCTGGCAGTTCCGCGGTGATGCCGGCGTTCGCTATGTCGAAACGACGCAGAAGTCGTCAGGCTATACCGGCGGCGCGCAGGCGATCCTGGTCACGGCCGACCGAAGCTATGGCAACTGGTTGCCCTCGACCAACCTCAGCGCTGAGATCGACGACTTCATCGTCCGGGCCGGGATGGCACGGGTGATGACGCGACCGAACCTCGGCACGCTCAACCCCACGGGAGCCTTCAGCATCTCGGGCGGCAATCGCACTTATACCCTCGGCAACCCATTCCTCGATCCGACCGAAGCGACCGACTACGATGTCTCGCTGGAATGGTACTTCTCGAGAGAAGGCGCGTTGATACTCGGCCTGTTCTACAAGGACATTTCGACCTTCGTCGCCAACACCGCGCAGCAGGTTCCGTTCAACGAACTCGGATTGCCTGACTCGCTGATCCGCAACCCCAACGGCTCCTACATCATCCAGCCGACCGATCTCGTGACGGTAACCCAGCCGGTCAACAGCAAGGGCGGTTCGCTGAAGGGGCTTGAGATCGGCATCCAAACGCCTTTCACGTTCCTTCCCGGCCTGCTGCAGAACTTCGGCATCATGGCGAACTACACTTACGTGAGTTCCAACATCGAATATCCGCTGTCGACGGCACAGGGCGCGCCGGTGGTGATCCAGCCACTGACCGACCTGTCAAAGCACGCGGCGAACGCGACGCTGTATTACGAGGACGAGAGCTTCAGCATCCGCGGATCGCTGTCCTATCGCAGCGGCTACCTCCAGGCCGGCGGCGTGCCGGGACGCAACGGGGTGCCGGTCGGCAATGCGCCGAATTTCAATCCGAACTCCGGCCAGCCAACCTTCAACGACGTCGAAGGCGTACATTCGACGCTCAACCTGGACATGTCCGCTTCGTACAACATCAACGACCATTTCTCGCTGACGTTCGAGGCGATCAACCTCACCGACGAATACGTCGACCAGTACATCGACAGCGCCGCCGACCGCCTCAGTGTCTACCATCACACCGGTCGGCAGTTCTACTTCGGCGGCCGCTACAAGTTCTGAGCGGGCCAATAGGCCTGGGTCGCCCAGCGACCCGGCCGACTTGGCGGGTTCGAACCCGAGTGGCGCAAGCGAAGTGCTCCCAAGCTTGCGCCACTCGGCCTTCCAGGCCGAAGGCCCCTACCCGCAGATCGCATTTGGACTGAGCACTCCCGGCCGCTCCTATCCCTGGTCGCCAGCCGGGCTCGATGCCCAGCCACCACCCAAGGCGCGGAACAAGTCGATCTGAGTGCGCGAGACCAGGGCATCTTGGCTCGCCAACTGAGCTCTCGCCTCCGCCAGGGTACGCTCCGCATCGAGCCGCGCCAGCGAGTTGATCGTGCCTTCGCGCTGCTGGGCGCTGATGATGCGCACGGCGCGTTCCGCCTGTTCGCTGGCCGATTGTAGCGCAGCCCGGCGCTCGAGCGATCGCGCGTAGTTGGAGAGGGCGGTTTCGGTCTCCTCCAGCGCCAGCAGCACGGTTCCGTCGAACGCCGCCAGCGAACCTTGCGTGTCCGCCTCCGCCGCCGCGATGCGCGCGCGGGCCGGCTCCTGATTGGGGAAGGCCCAGCTCAGCAGCGAGCCGAGCGCCCAGCGCAGCGGACCGCCGGTGAACAGGTCGCCGAGATCGGTCGCAGTCGACCCGATCGAAGCGCCGAGCGTGATGCGAGGATAGAGATCGGCGGTGGCGACCCCAATGCGCGCGGTATCCGCCGCCAAGCGGCGCTCGGCAGCGCGGACGTCGGGCCGACGGGCCAGAAGGGCCGCGCCGTCGCCGACGGGAATCGCTTCACGGATCTCCAGCCCGATACTGCGCTCGCCAGCGATGGCCGGCAGTGCGGCCGGGGTACGGCCCGTGAGCGTGGCGAGGCGGAACAGAGCGGCCTGCCGCTCGGCCTCGAGCGCGGGGATTTCCGCGGCGCGCTGTTCACGCAGCGTAGCGATCTGGGCAACGGCAAGCCCGGTTTCGAGCCCCGCATCATGCCGCCGCGAGGTCAGCGCAAGCGACTGGTCGAGCAGTCGCACGATATCGTGAGCGACCCGCAAGCGCGCCGCGCCCGAAGCGGCATCGGCATAGGCACGCGTGGTATCGGCCACCACCATCACGCGCACCGCGTCGGCGTCGGCCTGGCTCGCAGCGAGATCGGCGCGCGCGGCCTCGACCGAGCGGCCGACACGGCCGAACAGATCGAGCTCGTAGCCGACCTCGATGCCGGCATCGTAGCTCCACCCTTCCTGGTCGGCGCCCGCGGGCACCTGGCCTTCCGGCAGGCGGTTGTAGCTTCCTCCGGCCCCGATCGACGTCTGCGGCAGCCGGTCCGCTCGCGCACCGCGCAGGCCCGCTCGGGCGCGTTCGATGCGCGCAGCGGCTTGTCGCACGTCGGTGTTGGCCGCGAGCGCGTCGGCGATCAGGCCGTCGAGCACAGGGTCATCATAGAGCCGCCACCAGTCCTCAGGCAGCGGGCTCGGCGCCACTGGCGGAGCACCCGCAGCAATGAAGGGGCCGGACGACGCAGGAGGGGGGGAAGTTACGGCGTAGTCCGGCCCCACCGCGCACCCCGTAAGGGCGAGCGCGGATAGGGAAGCGAGAGCGAAAGAGCGGAAAGTCATCCGGGCACCTACTCGGCAGGGGTCGAAAGGGGATCGTGGCTGCTGGAGCGCCAGCCGTCGCGCAGCCGGGCGATACGCTCGCCCAGGCTGCGGCTGACCACGTAGAAGGTCGGGGTGAAGACGA
Above is a genomic segment from Altererythrobacter sp. Root672 containing:
- a CDS encoding efflux transporter outer membrane subunit; translation: MTFRSFALASLSALALTGCAVGPDYAVTSPPPASSGPFIAAGAPPVAPSPLPEDWWRLYDDPVLDGLIADALAANTDVRQAAARIERARAGLRGARADRLPQTSIGAGGSYNRLPEGQVPAGADQEGWSYDAGIEVGYELDLFGRVGRSVEAARADLAASQADADAVRVMVVADTTRAYADAASGAARLRVAHDIVRLLDQSLALTSRRHDAGLETGLAVAQIATLREQRAAEIPALEAERQAALFRLATLTGRTPAALPAIAGERSIGLEIREAIPVGDGAALLARRPDVRAAERRLAADTARIGVATADLYPRITLGASIGSTATDLGDLFTGGPLRWALGSLLSWAFPNQEPARARIAAAEADTQGSLAAFDGTVLLALEETETALSNYARSLERRAALQSASEQAERAVRIISAQQREGTINSLARLDAERTLAEARAQLASQDALVSRTQIDLFRALGGGWASSPAGDQG